The following are from one region of the Camelus ferus isolate YT-003-E chromosome 13, BCGSAC_Cfer_1.0, whole genome shotgun sequence genome:
- the UBE2J2 gene encoding ubiquitin-conjugating enzyme E2 J2 isoform X3, whose product MSNNSSKRAPTTATQRLKQDYLRIKKDPVPYICAEPLPSNILEWHYVVRGPEMTPYEGGYYHGKLIFPREFPFKPPSIYMITPNGRFKCNTRLCLSITDFHPDTWNPAWSVSTILTGLLSFMVEKGPTLGSIETSDFMKRQLAAQSLVFNLKDKVFCELFPEVVEEIKQKQKAQDELSSRPQALPLPDVVPDGETHHGQNGLPLLNGHVPGAGPHLAGLQQANRHHGLLGGALANLFVIVGFAAFAYTTL is encoded by the exons ATGAGCAACAACAGCAGTAAGAGAGCTCCAACAACAGCAACCCAGCGACTCAAGCAGGACTATCTTCGAATTAAGAAAGACCCTGTGCCTTACATCTGTGCTGAGCCCCTCCCTTCCAACATTCTTGAGTG gCACTATGTGGTCCGAGGCCCTGAGATGACCCCCTATGAAG GTGGCTATTATCATGGAAAACTAATTTTTCCCAGAGAATTTCCTTTTAAACCTCCTAGTATTTATATGATAACTCCCAATGGAAGATTTAAGTGCAACACACG GCTGTGTCTTTCCATCACGGATTTCCACCCGGACACGTGGAACCCAGCCTGGTCTGTCTCCACCATCCTGACGGGGCTCCTTAGCTTCATGGTGGAGAAGGGCCCCACCCTGGGCAGTATAGAGACGTCGGACTTCATG aaAAGACAACTGGCTGCACAAAGTTTAgtgtttaatttaaaagacaaagtctTTTGTGAATTATTTCCTGAAGTTGTGGAG GAAATTAAGCAAAAACAGAAAGCACAAGACGAGCTCAGTAGCAGACCCCAGGCTCTCCCCTTACCGGACGTGGTTCCTGACGGGGAGACGCACCACGGCCAGAACGGGCTTCCGCTTCTCAACGGGCACGTGCCGGGAGCCGGGCCGCACCTCGCAGGCCTCCAGCAGGCCAACCGGCACCACGGACTCCTGGGTGGTGCCCTGGCGAACTTGTTTGTTATAGTTGGGTTTGCGGCCTTTGCCTACACG ACGCTGTGA
- the UBE2J2 gene encoding ubiquitin-conjugating enzyme E2 J2 isoform X1 gives MSNNSSKRAPTTATQRLKQDYLRIKKDPVPYICAEPLPSNILEWHYVVRGPEMTPYEGGYYHGKLIFPREFPFKPPSIYMITPNGRFKCNTRLCLSITDFHPDTWNPAWSVSTILTGLLSFMVEKGPTLGSIETSDFMKRQLAAQSLVFNLKDKVFCELFPEVVEEIKQKQKAQDELSSRPQALPLPDVVPDGETHHGQNGLPLLNGHVPGAGPHLAGLQQANRHHGLLGGALANLFVIVGFAAFAYTGVFRFLRWWRVETASSPMGPHPPGRLCTLGASLTLGPDLWFALKIGSHVPFHS, from the exons ATGAGCAACAACAGCAGTAAGAGAGCTCCAACAACAGCAACCCAGCGACTCAAGCAGGACTATCTTCGAATTAAGAAAGACCCTGTGCCTTACATCTGTGCTGAGCCCCTCCCTTCCAACATTCTTGAGTG gCACTATGTGGTCCGAGGCCCTGAGATGACCCCCTATGAAG GTGGCTATTATCATGGAAAACTAATTTTTCCCAGAGAATTTCCTTTTAAACCTCCTAGTATTTATATGATAACTCCCAATGGAAGATTTAAGTGCAACACACG GCTGTGTCTTTCCATCACGGATTTCCACCCGGACACGTGGAACCCAGCCTGGTCTGTCTCCACCATCCTGACGGGGCTCCTTAGCTTCATGGTGGAGAAGGGCCCCACCCTGGGCAGTATAGAGACGTCGGACTTCATG aaAAGACAACTGGCTGCACAAAGTTTAgtgtttaatttaaaagacaaagtctTTTGTGAATTATTTCCTGAAGTTGTGGAG GAAATTAAGCAAAAACAGAAAGCACAAGACGAGCTCAGTAGCAGACCCCAGGCTCTCCCCTTACCGGACGTGGTTCCTGACGGGGAGACGCACCACGGCCAGAACGGGCTTCCGCTTCTCAACGGGCACGTGCCGGGAGCCGGGCCGCACCTCGCAGGCCTCCAGCAGGCCAACCGGCACCACGGACTCCTGGGTGGTGCCCTGGCGAACTTGTTTGTTATAGTTGGGTTTGCGGCCTTTGCCTACACG GGGGTCTTCCGGTTCCTGCGCTGGTGGAGGGTGGAGACCGCCAGCAGCCCCATGGGGCCCCACCCTCCAGGCAGGCTCTGTACACTTGGGGCTTCCCTTACACTTGGTCCAGATCTTTGGTTTGCCCTAAAGATAGGCTCGCACGTTCCTTTTCACAGCTGA
- the UBE2J2 gene encoding ubiquitin-conjugating enzyme E2 J2 isoform X2 translates to MSNNSSKRAPTTATQRLKQDYLRIKKDPVPYICAEPLPSNILEWHYVVRGPEMTPYEGGYYHGKLIFPREFPFKPPSIYMITPNGRFKCNTRLCLSITDFHPDTWNPAWSVSTILTGLLSFMVEKGPTLGSIETSDFMKRQLAAQSLVFNLKDKVFCELFPEVVEEIKQKQKAQDELSSRPQALPLPDVVPDGETHHGQNGLPLLNGHVPGAGPHLAGLQQANRHHGLLGGALANLFVIVGFAAFAYTVKYVLRSIAQE, encoded by the exons ATGAGCAACAACAGCAGTAAGAGAGCTCCAACAACAGCAACCCAGCGACTCAAGCAGGACTATCTTCGAATTAAGAAAGACCCTGTGCCTTACATCTGTGCTGAGCCCCTCCCTTCCAACATTCTTGAGTG gCACTATGTGGTCCGAGGCCCTGAGATGACCCCCTATGAAG GTGGCTATTATCATGGAAAACTAATTTTTCCCAGAGAATTTCCTTTTAAACCTCCTAGTATTTATATGATAACTCCCAATGGAAGATTTAAGTGCAACACACG GCTGTGTCTTTCCATCACGGATTTCCACCCGGACACGTGGAACCCAGCCTGGTCTGTCTCCACCATCCTGACGGGGCTCCTTAGCTTCATGGTGGAGAAGGGCCCCACCCTGGGCAGTATAGAGACGTCGGACTTCATG aaAAGACAACTGGCTGCACAAAGTTTAgtgtttaatttaaaagacaaagtctTTTGTGAATTATTTCCTGAAGTTGTGGAG GAAATTAAGCAAAAACAGAAAGCACAAGACGAGCTCAGTAGCAGACCCCAGGCTCTCCCCTTACCGGACGTGGTTCCTGACGGGGAGACGCACCACGGCCAGAACGGGCTTCCGCTTCTCAACGGGCACGTGCCGGGAGCCGGGCCGCACCTCGCAGGCCTCCAGCAGGCCAACCGGCACCACGGACTCCTGGGTGGTGCCCTGGCGAACTTGTTTGTTATAGTTGGGTTTGCGGCCTTTGCCTACACGGTCAAATACGTGCTGAGAAGCATAGCGCAGGAGTGA